Proteins from a single region of Nocardiopsis dassonvillei subsp. dassonvillei DSM 43111:
- a CDS encoding sugar ABC transporter ATP-binding protein, which translates to MSDTSAAPPADTDVVARVRGATKSYPGVRALDRADFEISAGEVRALLGRNGAGKSTLIRLLSGVETPDEGEIEIGGQPLGQGGIRRAAKLGVGTVYQELSLVPELSAAENLYLGTWPKAAGRIDYGRIRAGAEEVFAELGVDIAPDTRVGELPLAQQQLVEIARAFRARPRLLILDEPTSALAAGEAETVLKAVERVASRGVGVIYVSHRLDEIRRVADTVTVMRDGAVVETTPVRGATTRHIVSLMLGGETKEENRPVRRAAASGTPLLSVRDLAVPPKVDGVSFDLHPGEVLGLGGLMGSGRTEILRALAGFTPSRGTVEVDGSPVARPTPRAMKRLGVGITPEDRKGEGVVPLLGVSENMVMTWFGGASKAGTVLPSRVSGIGRGLIDRLSIKAAATDTPIVNLSGGNQQKAVIGRWLHAGSRILLLDEPTRGVDVEAKAQIYAIVRELAGQGAAVLFVSSELEELPLVCDRVLALRGGRLQGEFTGDDITLDNIMAAAMAA; encoded by the coding sequence ATGAGCGACACCTCCGCCGCGCCCCCGGCCGACACCGACGTCGTGGCCCGTGTCCGCGGCGCGACCAAGAGCTACCCCGGCGTCCGGGCGCTGGACCGCGCCGACTTCGAGATCAGTGCCGGAGAGGTCCGCGCGCTGCTCGGACGCAACGGCGCCGGAAAGTCCACCCTGATCCGCCTGCTGTCCGGCGTGGAGACACCCGACGAGGGCGAGATCGAGATCGGCGGCCAGCCGCTCGGCCAGGGCGGCATCCGCCGGGCGGCCAAGCTCGGCGTGGGCACCGTCTACCAGGAGCTCAGCCTGGTCCCGGAGCTGTCGGCGGCCGAGAACCTCTACCTCGGCACGTGGCCCAAGGCCGCCGGGCGCATCGACTACGGCCGCATCAGGGCCGGGGCCGAGGAGGTCTTCGCCGAACTCGGCGTCGACATCGCCCCCGACACCCGGGTCGGCGAACTGCCCCTGGCCCAGCAGCAGCTCGTGGAGATCGCGCGGGCCTTCCGCGCCCGGCCGCGCCTGCTCATCCTCGACGAGCCCACCAGCGCGCTCGCCGCCGGTGAGGCCGAGACCGTCCTCAAGGCCGTCGAGCGCGTCGCCTCCCGCGGCGTCGGCGTCATCTACGTCAGCCACCGCCTGGACGAGATCCGCCGGGTCGCCGACACGGTCACCGTCATGCGCGACGGCGCCGTCGTGGAGACCACGCCGGTCCGCGGCGCCACCACCCGGCACATCGTCTCCCTCATGCTCGGAGGCGAGACCAAGGAGGAGAACAGGCCGGTGCGCCGCGCCGCCGCCTCCGGAACACCGCTCCTGTCGGTCCGCGACCTGGCGGTACCGCCCAAGGTCGACGGCGTCTCCTTCGACCTGCACCCCGGCGAGGTCCTGGGCCTGGGCGGCCTCATGGGCTCGGGGCGGACCGAGATCCTGCGCGCGCTCGCGGGCTTCACCCCCTCACGGGGGACCGTGGAGGTGGACGGCTCGCCGGTGGCCCGCCCCACCCCCCGCGCGATGAAGCGCCTGGGCGTGGGCATCACCCCCGAGGACCGCAAGGGAGAGGGCGTCGTCCCCCTCCTGGGCGTCTCCGAGAACATGGTCATGACCTGGTTCGGCGGAGCCTCCAAGGCGGGGACCGTGCTCCCCTCCCGCGTCTCGGGGATCGGCCGGGGCCTCATCGACCGGCTCTCGATCAAGGCCGCCGCGACCGACACCCCCATCGTCAACCTCAGCGGCGGCAACCAGCAGAAGGCCGTCATCGGCCGCTGGCTGCACGCCGGGAGCCGCATCCTGCTGCTGGACGAGCCCACCCGCGGCGTGGACGTCGAGGCCAAGGCCCAGATCTACGCCATCGTGCGCGAGCTGGCCGGACAGGGGGCCGCGGTCCTCTTCGTCTCCAGCGAACTGGAGGAGCTCCCGCTCGTGTGCGACCGCGTGCTCGCCCTGCGCGGAGGACGGCTGCAAGGCGAGTTCACCGGCGACGACATCACCCTGGACAACATCATGGCCGCCGCGATGGCGGCGTGA
- a CDS encoding NADPH-dependent FMN reductase yields MSTDTTARASAAASGDAPVRVCVIVASTREGRFGPTAAAWFRERARGHGGVAVDPVDLAGTRLPERLTEGEPPAAVAALAPRLAAADAFVVVTPEYNHSFPAPLKTAIDWFVDEWRAKPVGFVSYGGVSGGLRAVEQLRQVFAELRAVTVRDSVSFADFWDRFDAEGGWPSEPEAAEEAAARMLDELTWWARALRSHRAAVPYPA; encoded by the coding sequence GTGTCCACCGACACCACCGCCAGGGCCTCCGCCGCCGCGTCCGGTGACGCGCCCGTCCGCGTGTGCGTCATCGTCGCCAGCACCCGGGAGGGCCGCTTCGGTCCGACCGCCGCCGCGTGGTTCCGGGAGCGGGCCCGCGGGCACGGCGGTGTCGCGGTGGACCCGGTCGACCTGGCCGGGACCCGCCTGCCCGAACGCCTGACGGAGGGCGAGCCCCCGGCCGCCGTGGCGGCGCTGGCGCCGCGCCTGGCCGCCGCCGACGCGTTCGTCGTCGTCACCCCCGAGTACAACCACAGCTTCCCGGCCCCGCTCAAGACCGCCATCGACTGGTTCGTCGACGAGTGGCGGGCCAAGCCGGTCGGCTTCGTGTCCTACGGCGGCGTCTCCGGCGGCCTGCGCGCGGTGGAGCAGCTGCGCCAGGTCTTCGCCGAGCTGCGCGCCGTCACGGTGCGCGACTCGGTGTCCTTCGCCGACTTCTGGGACCGGTTCGACGCCGAAGGCGGCTGGCCCTCCGAGCCCGAGGCCGCTGAGGAGGCCGCCGCGCGCATGCTCGACGAGCTCACCTGGTGGGCGCGGGCGCTGCGCTCCCACCGCGCGGCCGTCCCCTACCCGGCCTGA
- a CDS encoding ATP-dependent Clp protease ATP-binding subunit: MTHDLPDDRGSDPGSFDEFLARFLGARGPVRRVDLSKLMSPEAQQVADAAVRRALEAGSADVDAVHLLWALLRYPPTREMVQNSGSDAQPVIDVIDQAVSQTPRSVRGSARLTPVAKRALLDALQIARATGSSSITPEHLLFALAVNTDSAVGQLLRSSGITPQSLQKAAGAPPAADHGEGEPSATPTLDEYGTDMTGLAREGRLDPVVGRDDEVEQCIEVLARRRKNNPVLIGDPGVGKTAIVEGIAQRIFDEDVPETLLGRRLVQLDLAGVVAGTRYRGDFEERLNAIVDEIRAQSDQLLVFIDEIHTIVGAGAAEGSMNAGNMLKPALARGELHIIGATTVDEYRKNIEKDAALERRFQPIQVPEPSVEDTVEILRGLRDRYEAHHQVRFADESLVAAAELSDRYVTDRFLPDKAIDLIDQAGARVRLRLKSSSSGLRELEGRLKNLEEAKEKAVQQEDYERASALRDEIAAARSSIHQARGTGSSVPEVTSADIAEVVSRSTGIPVSQLTQEERDRLVNLEEVLHERVIGQDEAVTAVSEAIRRSRAGLGDPDRPVGSFLFLGPTGVGKTELARALAEALFGSEDSMVRIDMSEFQERHTASRLTGAPPGFVGYEEAGQLTEAVRRHPYSVLLLDEVEKAHPDVFNLLLQLLDDGRLTDGQGRTVDFRNTVVIMTSNLGSEAITGGAPMGFTADGQMDPDTEQRVMRRLREEFRPEFINRIDEVIVFKQLGEEQLGRITRLLLERTEERLKAQDITVRFTDEAVGWLSERGYQPAYGARPLARTIQRNVGNRLSRMVLDQQLVAGDHVLVDVDEQGELRISTVQSY; encoded by the coding sequence ATGACACACGACCTTCCCGACGACCGCGGCAGCGACCCGGGTTCCTTCGACGAGTTCCTGGCGCGCTTCCTGGGGGCCCGGGGACCGGTCCGCCGCGTGGACCTGTCCAAGCTGATGAGCCCCGAGGCCCAGCAGGTGGCCGACGCCGCGGTGCGCCGCGCCCTGGAGGCCGGCAGCGCCGACGTCGACGCGGTCCACCTGCTGTGGGCCCTGCTGCGCTACCCGCCCACACGGGAGATGGTGCAGAACAGCGGCTCCGACGCCCAGCCGGTCATCGACGTGATCGACCAGGCGGTGTCGCAGACCCCGAGGTCGGTGCGCGGGTCCGCCCGGCTCACCCCCGTCGCCAAGCGCGCCCTCCTCGACGCCCTCCAGATCGCCCGCGCCACGGGCAGCTCCAGCATCACCCCCGAGCACCTGCTCTTCGCGCTGGCGGTCAACACCGACAGCGCCGTCGGCCAGCTCCTGCGCAGCTCGGGGATCACCCCGCAGTCGCTCCAGAAGGCCGCCGGGGCGCCTCCCGCCGCCGACCACGGCGAGGGCGAGCCCTCCGCCACCCCGACCCTGGACGAGTACGGCACCGACATGACCGGGCTGGCCCGCGAGGGCCGCCTGGACCCGGTGGTCGGCCGCGACGACGAGGTCGAGCAGTGCATCGAGGTGCTCGCCCGGCGGCGCAAGAACAACCCGGTGCTCATCGGCGACCCGGGCGTGGGCAAGACCGCGATCGTGGAGGGCATCGCCCAGCGCATCTTCGACGAGGACGTCCCCGAGACCCTGCTCGGACGCCGCCTGGTCCAGCTCGACCTGGCCGGGGTGGTGGCGGGCACGCGCTACCGGGGCGACTTCGAGGAGCGCCTGAACGCCATCGTGGACGAGATCCGCGCCCAGTCCGACCAGCTGCTCGTCTTCATCGACGAGATCCACACCATCGTCGGCGCCGGTGCCGCCGAGGGGTCCATGAACGCCGGGAACATGCTCAAGCCCGCGCTGGCCCGCGGCGAACTGCACATCATCGGCGCGACGACCGTAGACGAGTACCGCAAGAACATCGAGAAGGACGCGGCCCTGGAGCGCCGCTTCCAGCCGATCCAGGTGCCCGAGCCGTCGGTGGAGGACACCGTCGAGATCCTGCGCGGGCTGCGCGACCGCTACGAGGCCCACCACCAGGTGCGGTTCGCCGACGAGAGCCTGGTGGCGGCGGCCGAGCTGTCGGACCGCTACGTCACCGACCGCTTCCTGCCCGACAAGGCCATCGACCTCATCGACCAGGCGGGCGCGCGGGTGCGCCTGCGCCTGAAGTCCTCCAGCTCCGGGCTGCGCGAGCTGGAGGGCAGGCTCAAGAACCTGGAGGAGGCGAAGGAGAAGGCGGTCCAGCAGGAGGACTACGAGCGCGCCTCGGCGCTGCGCGACGAGATCGCCGCCGCCAGGAGCTCGATCCACCAGGCGCGCGGAACCGGTTCGTCGGTCCCCGAGGTGACCAGCGCCGACATCGCCGAGGTGGTCTCCCGCAGCACCGGCATCCCGGTCTCCCAGCTGACCCAGGAGGAGCGGGACCGGCTGGTCAACCTGGAGGAGGTGCTGCACGAGCGGGTGATCGGCCAGGACGAGGCGGTCACGGCCGTCTCGGAGGCGATCCGCCGCTCGCGGGCCGGTCTGGGCGACCCCGACCGGCCGGTGGGCAGCTTCCTGTTCCTGGGCCCGACCGGTGTGGGCAAGACCGAGCTGGCGCGGGCGCTGGCCGAGGCCCTGTTCGGGTCGGAGGACTCCATGGTCCGCATCGACATGAGCGAGTTCCAGGAAAGGCACACCGCCAGCCGCCTGACCGGGGCGCCCCCGGGGTTCGTGGGCTACGAGGAGGCGGGCCAGCTCACCGAGGCGGTGCGCCGCCACCCGTACTCGGTGCTGCTGCTGGACGAGGTGGAGAAGGCCCACCCGGACGTGTTCAACCTGCTGCTCCAGCTGCTGGACGACGGCCGCCTGACCGACGGGCAGGGGCGGACCGTGGACTTTCGCAACACGGTGGTCATCATGACCAGCAACCTGGGGTCGGAGGCGATCACCGGCGGCGCGCCGATGGGCTTCACCGCCGACGGCCAGATGGACCCCGACACCGAGCAGCGGGTGATGCGGCGGCTGCGCGAGGAGTTCCGCCCCGAGTTCATCAACCGCATCGACGAGGTCATCGTCTTCAAGCAGCTCGGCGAGGAGCAGCTGGGCCGGATCACCCGGCTGCTGCTGGAGCGCACCGAGGAGCGGCTCAAGGCGCAGGACATCACCGTGCGGTTCACCGACGAGGCGGTGGGGTGGCTGTCCGAGCGCGGCTACCAGCCCGCCTACGGCGCCCGGCCGCTGGCGCGCACCATCCAGCGCAACGTCGGCAACAGGCTCTCGCGCATGGTGCTGGACCAGCAGCTCGTGGCGGGCGACCACGTCCTGGTGGACGTGGACGAGCAGGGTGAGCTGCGCATCTCCACCGTGCAGTCGTACTGA
- a CDS encoding substrate-binding domain-containing protein, with translation MGRRPPRPPGRALAALTAALCVLLLAGCGARLGEDGRIGVVYMDAQGFYAGVREGMQNYADDSGRELQLLELNARGDASEESTFVDVVSSADVDALVLSPVSATASVPAVRLAHESGIPVICYNTCIEDEAAKEYVTSYILGDPHEFGRLLGDAAADHFEDEGVEDPQIGVLNCEFVEVCVQRREGFEEALFARLPDARIVANQEGATIDEAVNVGERLLTAHPDLDAFYGEAGGATMGAVRAVTNRGLAGEVVVFGSDMSTDAARALSDHRILKANVDISGIAVGLLAGETVERIIAGEAPEEFVTEAPIDLYTTPEDGEEWLEEHPDGVP, from the coding sequence ATGGGCAGACGACCGCCGCGCCCCCCGGGCCGCGCGCTCGCCGCTCTCACCGCCGCCCTGTGCGTGCTGCTGCTCGCCGGATGCGGCGCCAGGCTCGGCGAGGACGGCCGCATCGGCGTCGTCTACATGGACGCGCAGGGCTTCTACGCGGGAGTCCGCGAGGGCATGCAGAACTACGCCGACGACTCCGGACGCGAGCTCCAGCTCCTGGAGCTCAACGCCCGCGGAGACGCCTCGGAGGAGAGCACCTTCGTGGACGTCGTCTCCTCGGCCGACGTCGACGCCCTGGTGCTGTCCCCCGTCTCGGCCACCGCCTCGGTGCCCGCCGTGCGCCTGGCGCACGAGAGCGGGATCCCGGTGATCTGCTACAACACCTGCATCGAGGACGAGGCCGCCAAGGAGTACGTGACCTCCTACATCCTGGGCGACCCCCACGAGTTCGGGCGCCTGCTGGGTGACGCCGCCGCGGACCACTTCGAGGACGAGGGAGTGGAGGACCCCCAGATCGGCGTCCTCAACTGCGAGTTCGTCGAGGTCTGCGTGCAGCGCCGCGAGGGCTTCGAGGAGGCGCTCTTCGCCCGCCTGCCCGACGCCCGGATCGTCGCCAACCAGGAGGGCGCCACCATCGACGAGGCCGTCAACGTGGGCGAGCGCCTGCTCACCGCCCACCCCGACCTCGACGCCTTCTACGGGGAGGCGGGCGGCGCCACCATGGGCGCGGTCCGCGCCGTCACCAACCGCGGCCTGGCCGGGGAGGTCGTGGTCTTCGGCAGCGACATGTCCACCGACGCGGCCCGCGCGCTGTCCGACCACCGCATCCTCAAGGCCAACGTCGACATCTCCGGAATCGCGGTCGGCCTGCTGGCCGGGGAGACGGTCGAGCGCATCATCGCGGGCGAGGCGCCCGAGGAGTTCGTCACCGAGGCGCCCATCGACCTCTACACCACGCCCGAGGACGGCGAGGAGTGGCTGGAGGAGCACCCGGACGGCGTCCCCTAG
- a CDS encoding AfsR/SARP family transcriptional regulator: MRFGVLGPVRAFTDGGRAVPIPERKARVLLAALLAHRGWPVSADRLVEWLWADGPRPGSPERALQRKVWALRRALEEAEPGARDLVRHRPPGYLLDVPPASVDAERFHLLADAAQDAAGPRERARLLTEALELWRGPAYADVADEEFARPTAARLEERRLGALEEHALTRLDLGEHRGVTGPLGALVAEHPLRERLVAAYMRALYEGGRQAEALAAHTALAGRLREELGVDPGPEVAELHGRILRHQPTSPVSGGVSESGTPAEIVPATARASRVPTEPAPRAGAVRATPGAPVPGPGGAAVAPGDPFPQAGSFHGTPEEPFSAPGTASGPPGEPVPQVEGVHGAPEAPASGTGNTPGTDSNVPPRAGDARGTPEAPAPGPGTPPGTRAAPSAGATPAHALTGRAFPPLPLTALVGRGEEQRRVARLLAEVRLVTLTGIGGVGKTRLALAIAHELAPGFGGGAHMVEFAAQRAAPGSPASEPDPVTALARALGVRDGGGTDPLRHVLGALEGRHALLVLDNCEHLAGEVADLVSALLGRLPDLRVLTTSREPLGVPGEVLFGVEPLPVPSADTPADRVGDSGAVRLFAERAAASAPGFALTPDNAADVALLCRRLDGIPLALELAATRVRALGVTGVLSRLDDRFRLLATARRHLPPRQRTLRAMVDWSWELLDERERVLLRRLAVFTGGCAPEDAEAVCSGGGIDAADVVDLLTSLVDRSLVAAVDDPLTGRRHRLLESVADYACQRLSEAGEAHVLRGRHLDHYTALARRYAGRILGPSQGEALRRLDAEASNLRAALDEAVVRGAGGHAARLVNSLGWYWYMRGRYREGRSLTRRVRDAVRGSASTEAAMAGATAAVFEILAGDGGDHTAPARTALGAFDGLPGASGDAVLERARAAWMLGFVLYSRGDRAVSEDLVTRALAVFRERDDRWGLAAALTARASHALGRGDLDAAGVRGREALELFRGLGDRWGQLNALTVLATPAEVTGRLADAARFRREALGMAEELELWSEAAGATAGLGRIALLEGDLDRADELHRRALDLVRGQGDVPGEQYARLGLGLSARRRGRLEEAERYVRPIAEWSARVGWLPGAALALAELGFSAELRGDAAEALRLHREGLAAARLSGDPRALALALEGVAAAHTLTGRHGEAAGLLGAAEALREGAGAPAPAAERGDVDRATARARAALGEAEFARAFAWGRTRPPADLADLLDGGEQRPDPA, translated from the coding sequence ATGCGCTTCGGTGTCCTGGGTCCCGTCCGCGCGTTCACGGACGGCGGCCGGGCCGTGCCGATCCCCGAACGCAAGGCCCGCGTCCTGCTGGCGGCCCTGCTCGCCCACCGGGGCTGGCCGGTGTCGGCGGACCGGCTCGTGGAGTGGCTGTGGGCGGACGGGCCCCGGCCCGGCAGCCCCGAACGCGCCCTGCAACGCAAGGTGTGGGCCCTGCGCCGGGCGCTGGAGGAGGCCGAACCCGGCGCCCGCGACCTGGTCCGCCACCGCCCGCCCGGCTACCTCCTCGACGTGCCTCCCGCCTCCGTGGACGCCGAGCGCTTCCACCTGCTGGCGGACGCGGCCCAGGACGCCGCCGGTCCCCGCGAACGGGCCCGGCTGCTCACCGAGGCCCTGGAACTGTGGCGGGGCCCCGCCTACGCCGACGTGGCCGACGAGGAGTTCGCCCGGCCGACGGCCGCCCGGCTGGAGGAGCGCCGCCTGGGCGCGCTGGAGGAACACGCCCTCACCCGGCTCGACCTGGGCGAGCACCGCGGGGTGACCGGTCCGCTGGGCGCCCTCGTGGCCGAGCACCCCCTGCGCGAGCGGCTGGTGGCCGCGTACATGCGCGCCCTGTACGAGGGCGGACGCCAGGCCGAGGCACTGGCCGCGCACACGGCCCTGGCCGGGCGCCTGCGGGAGGAGCTGGGGGTGGACCCCGGCCCCGAGGTGGCCGAGCTGCACGGCCGCATCCTGCGGCACCAGCCGACCTCACCGGTTTCCGGGGGCGTCTCCGAGTCCGGAACACCGGCGGAAATCGTGCCCGCGACGGCACGCGCCTCCCGAGTTCCGACGGAACCCGCGCCGCGCGCGGGGGCCGTCCGCGCGACGCCGGGAGCGCCTGTGCCGGGGCCGGGAGGCGCCGCCGTGGCACCCGGGGATCCGTTCCCGCAGGCAGGGAGCTTCCACGGGACGCCGGAGGAGCCCTTTTCCGCGCCGGGGACCGCGTCCGGACCGCCGGGGGAGCCGGTGCCGCAGGTGGAGGGCGTCCACGGGGCGCCGGAGGCACCTGCCTCCGGTACGGGGAACACGCCCGGAACGGACTCGAACGTTCCTCCCCGGGCGGGGGACGCCCGTGGAACACCGGAGGCGCCCGCTCCCGGACCGGGGACCCCGCCCGGAACCCGGGCCGCGCCCTCCGCCGGCGCCACCCCGGCGCACGCGCTCACCGGCCGCGCCTTCCCGCCCCTGCCGCTCACCGCGCTCGTGGGCCGCGGGGAGGAGCAGCGGCGGGTGGCACGGCTGCTGGCGGAGGTCCGCCTGGTCACCCTCACCGGGATCGGCGGGGTCGGCAAGACCCGCCTGGCCCTCGCGATCGCGCACGAGCTCGCCCCCGGCTTCGGCGGCGGGGCGCACATGGTCGAGTTCGCGGCCCAGCGGGCCGCGCCGGGCTCCCCCGCGTCCGAACCGGACCCGGTCACGGCCCTGGCCCGGGCACTCGGGGTCCGCGACGGCGGCGGGACGGACCCCCTGCGCCACGTGCTGGGCGCGCTGGAGGGCAGGCACGCCCTGCTCGTCCTGGACAACTGCGAGCACCTCGCGGGCGAGGTCGCCGACCTGGTCTCGGCCCTGCTCGGCCGCCTGCCGGACCTGCGCGTCCTGACCACCAGCCGCGAACCCCTCGGCGTGCCCGGAGAGGTCCTGTTCGGCGTCGAACCCCTGCCCGTGCCCTCCGCCGACACACCGGCCGACCGCGTCGGCGACTCCGGCGCGGTGCGCCTGTTCGCCGAACGCGCCGCCGCCTCCGCCCCCGGGTTCGCCCTGACCCCGGACAACGCCGCCGACGTCGCCCTGCTGTGCCGCCGCCTCGACGGCATCCCCCTGGCCCTGGAGCTGGCCGCCACCCGCGTGCGCGCCCTCGGCGTCACCGGTGTGCTCTCGCGCCTGGACGACCGCTTCCGGCTGCTGGCCACCGCCCGCCGCCACCTGCCCCCGCGCCAGCGCACCCTGCGCGCCATGGTCGACTGGAGCTGGGAACTGCTCGACGAGCGCGAGCGCGTCCTGCTGCGCCGCCTCGCCGTGTTCACCGGCGGGTGCGCCCCCGAGGACGCCGAGGCCGTCTGCTCGGGCGGGGGCATCGACGCCGCCGACGTCGTGGACCTGCTCACGAGCCTGGTCGACCGCTCCCTCGTCGCGGCCGTGGACGACCCCCTCACCGGCCGCCGCCACCGGCTCCTGGAGTCCGTCGCCGACTACGCCTGCCAGCGCCTGTCCGAGGCCGGTGAGGCGCACGTCCTGCGCGGGCGCCACCTGGACCACTACACCGCCCTCGCCCGCCGGTACGCGGGACGGATACTGGGCCCCTCCCAGGGGGAGGCGCTCCGGCGCCTGGACGCGGAGGCGTCCAACCTGCGCGCGGCCCTGGACGAGGCGGTGGTGCGCGGAGCCGGAGGGCACGCCGCACGCCTCGTCAACTCCCTGGGCTGGTACTGGTACATGCGCGGCCGCTACCGGGAGGGCCGCAGCCTGACCCGGCGCGTCCGCGACGCGGTGCGCGGGTCCGCCTCCACGGAGGCGGCCATGGCCGGGGCGACCGCCGCGGTGTTCGAGATCCTGGCCGGGGACGGGGGTGACCACACCGCCCCGGCCCGCACCGCGCTCGGGGCCTTCGACGGCCTGCCCGGGGCGTCCGGCGACGCCGTGCTCGAACGCGCCCGCGCCGCCTGGATGCTCGGGTTCGTGCTGTACAGCCGGGGGGACCGGGCCGTCAGCGAGGACCTGGTCACCCGGGCGCTGGCCGTCTTCCGCGAGCGCGACGACCGCTGGGGGCTGGCCGCCGCCCTGACCGCACGGGCCTCGCACGCCCTGGGACGCGGGGACCTGGACGCGGCGGGCGTCCGCGGGCGTGAGGCGCTGGAACTCTTCCGCGGACTCGGGGACCGCTGGGGCCAGCTGAACGCCCTGACCGTCCTGGCGACGCCGGCCGAGGTCACCGGCCGCCTCGCCGACGCGGCCCGCTTCCGCCGGGAGGCCCTGGGCATGGCCGAGGAGCTGGAGCTGTGGTCCGAGGCCGCCGGGGCCACGGCCGGGCTGGGCCGGATCGCCCTGCTGGAGGGGGACCTCGACCGCGCCGACGAACTCCACCGCAGGGCGCTGGACCTGGTGCGGGGGCAGGGGGACGTGCCGGGGGAGCAGTACGCCCGGCTCGGTCTGGGGCTCAGCGCGCGGCGCCGGGGAAGACTGGAGGAGGCCGAGCGGTACGTGCGCCCGATCGCGGAGTGGTCGGCCCGGGTGGGCTGGCTGCCGGGCGCCGCCCTGGCCCTGGCCGAACTGGGCTTCTCGGCGGAACTGCGGGGCGACGCGGCCGAGGCGCTGCGCCTGCACCGGGAGGGGCTGGCCGCGGCCCGCCTCAGCGGCGACCCGCGCGCGCTGGCGCTGGCGCTGGAGGGCGTGGCCGCCGCGCACACGCTCACCGGCCGCCACGGCGAGGCCGCCGGGCTCCTGGGCGCCGCCGAGGCCCTGCGCGAGGGCGCGGGCGCGCCGGCGCCCGCCGCTGAACGGGGCGACGTGGACCGCGCGACGGCGCGCGCACGGGCGGCCCTGGGCGAGGCGGAGTTCGCGCGGGCGTTCGCCTGGGGGCGGACGCGCCCGCCCGCGGACCTCGCGGACCTCCTCGACGGCGGGGAGCAGCGCCCCGACCCGGCCTGA
- a CDS encoding MFS transporter, whose translation MTIQAPHRRATWREWLGLTILTLPVFMMANDVSVLYLALPRIGADLLPSAAQSLWILHVGELLGAGLVLTMGRLGDRVGRRLLLLTGLAVYAAASAAAAFAPDPVTLIAARAVLGASVAVISPSALALLRQMFPDSRQFATAVALYLSAFSVGMALGPPLGGLLLEFLWWGSVFLVNVPVALFALVTLPFLLPEFRDPGAGRLDPASVLLSTAALVLVVFGLQEAVSRGPEPPLLAAVAGGLALGWLFWRRQRRLDDPLLPPGLFSARGFGAAVSLTLLMLLVAGGPNLFLVQFLQSALEVPPGLVGLLLVLPAVAGLAGTMLTPLLLRWATAGQVLALSMPVALVGLVSMAASAGPGSLWGLVTGTVLLSLGGGPAMTLGSQLALSAAPRERTGTASAVVDVASGMGQTLSLALLGGLGLAVYRGVLEGSVPAGVPSDAAETAGEGVGAAAAVAGDLGGAVGAALRGAAETALGTALQTVSVVGAVALACTIVVVSVRLWRHRPD comes from the coding sequence ATGACCATCCAGGCCCCGCACCGCCGCGCGACGTGGCGCGAGTGGCTCGGACTGACGATCCTGACCCTGCCCGTGTTCATGATGGCCAACGACGTGTCGGTGCTCTACCTGGCGCTGCCCCGGATCGGCGCCGACCTGCTGCCCTCGGCCGCCCAGTCGCTGTGGATCCTGCACGTGGGCGAGCTGCTGGGCGCCGGGCTGGTGCTGACCATGGGCCGCCTGGGCGACCGGGTGGGGCGGCGCCTGCTGCTCCTGACCGGCCTGGCCGTGTACGCGGCCGCCTCGGCGGCGGCAGCCTTCGCCCCCGACCCCGTGACGCTCATCGCGGCCCGCGCCGTGCTGGGCGCGTCCGTGGCGGTGATCTCGCCGTCCGCGCTGGCGCTGCTGCGGCAGATGTTCCCCGACTCCCGGCAGTTCGCCACCGCCGTGGCGCTGTACCTGAGCGCGTTCTCGGTGGGGATGGCGCTGGGTCCGCCGCTGGGCGGCCTGTTGCTGGAGTTCCTCTGGTGGGGGTCGGTGTTCCTGGTGAACGTGCCCGTGGCCCTGTTCGCGCTGGTGACCCTGCCGTTCCTGCTGCCGGAGTTCCGCGACCCCGGTGCGGGGCGGCTGGACCCCGCGAGCGTCCTGCTGTCCACGGCCGCCCTGGTCCTGGTCGTGTTCGGCCTCCAGGAGGCCGTGTCGCGGGGGCCGGAGCCGCCGCTGCTGGCCGCCGTGGCCGGGGGCCTGGCGCTGGGCTGGCTGTTCTGGCGCCGCCAGCGGCGGCTGGACGACCCGCTGCTGCCCCCGGGGCTGTTCTCCGCTCGGGGCTTCGGGGCGGCGGTGTCCCTGACCCTGCTGATGCTGCTGGTCGCGGGCGGCCCGAACCTGTTCCTCGTGCAGTTCCTCCAGTCCGCCCTGGAGGTGCCGCCGGGCCTGGTGGGCCTGCTGCTGGTCCTTCCCGCCGTGGCGGGCCTGGCGGGCACCATGCTCACCCCGCTGCTGCTGCGGTGGGCGACCGCGGGGCAGGTGCTGGCGCTGTCGATGCCCGTCGCCCTCGTCGGGCTGGTGTCCATGGCGGCGTCCGCCGGTCCCGGGTCCCTGTGGGGGCTGGTCACCGGTACCGTCCTGCTCTCCCTCGGCGGCGGCCCGGCGATGACGCTGGGCAGCCAGCTGGCGCTGTCCGCCGCGCCGCGGGAGCGGACGGGGACGGCCTCGGCGGTGGTGGACGTGGCCTCGGGCATGGGGCAGACGCTGAGCCTGGCGCTGCTGGGCGGGCTGGGGCTCGCGGTGTACCGGGGCGTCCTGGAGGGTTCCGTGCCCGCCGGTGTCCCCTCGGACGCGGCCGAGACCGCCGGTGAGGGCGTCGGCGCCGCCGCGGCCGTCGCCGGTGACCTGGGCGGCGCGGTGGGGGCCGCGCTGCGCGGGGCCGCCGAGACGGCACTGGGCACCGCGCTCCAGACCGTCTCCGTGGTCGGCGCGGTGGCGCTGGCCTGCACGATCGTCGTGGTGTCGGTACGGCTGTGGCGGCACCGCCCCGACTGA